In Thermobaculum terrenum ATCC BAA-798, the DNA window ATATCACTAGCCTTTGTGGTAGGTGGATCCTTCTTTGTAGAGTGGTTGCTGAACTATCAGGGTATAGGATTGGTTCTTTTCAATGCTATACAACAGCGTGACTACCCAGTGCTTCAAGGCATATTCCTACTGATCACTATATCCGTAATATTTGCGAACCTCCTGGCGGATCTGATCTATGCTCGACTCGATCCTAGGATAAGGCTTGTTGGAGGAAGATAGATAATGGCTACCACTACAGTAGAGACGAGACCTAATCCACTCTCCTGGCTTGCTGGGGTGATCAGCTGGATCGGTACTACTCTCAAGCTAATATCTAATAATAAAGTTGGCTTTGTGGGCTTTATAGGGCTGGTGATTATTCTACTGATCACCTATATAGGTCCTATATTTGTGCCCATGGACATGTCGGCTAACGTGGGGCAAATATATCAGCCCCCATCTCTCGAGCATCCTCTGGGAACAGATTCCGAAGGCAGGGATGTTCTTGTGCAGATCATCCACGGCGGTAGATCCATTATATCTGTCGGTTTCATGGCGGCTGTGATCTCGACTTTTATAGCCTTAACCTTGGGGTCAATAAGCGCTTATTTTGGGGGGCTAGTAGATACTATCCTCACTTGGATAGCTGATGTCGTTTTGACAATACCCAGCGTTATCTTCCTGGCTGTGTTAGCTGGAATATTTCAATTCAAGACTCAATTCAGCATTGCACTCATAATAGGCGCTATTAGCTGGCCTAGCTTGATGAGAGCAATTAGATCACAGGTGCTGTCCCTAAAAGAAAGGGATTATGTAGAAGCTGCTAGATGCCTGGACTTA includes these proteins:
- a CDS encoding ABC transporter permease; this translates as MATTTVETRPNPLSWLAGVISWIGTTLKLISNNKVGFVGFIGLVIILLITYIGPIFVPMDMSANVGQIYQPPSLEHPLGTDSEGRDVLVQIIHGGRSIISVGFMAAVISTFIALTLGSISAYFGGLVDTILTWIADVVLTIPSVIFLAVLAGIFQFKTQFSIALIIGAISWPSLMRAIRSQVLSLKERDYVEAARCLDLGTPHIIFREIAPNMAGYIAISFTLALTSAMYASVGLIFLGLVPLAGINWGVMLNLAWVRGAIFFKDSLLYILSPIVAISLFQLSLVAFSRSLAEIFDPRLRGGS